The Bombus fervidus isolate BK054 chromosome 1, iyBomFerv1, whole genome shotgun sequence genome includes a window with the following:
- the LOC139990358 gene encoding tropomyosin: MEAIKKKIAALKQEMDAANEKVEANETKARSENFRADKLNDDVRDLQKKLAQLERDYEITKTNLEQSTADLEQCEKSWSKAEQDRTTLTKRVQEIEATLTKKEELRLSAQLKLARATELADDAQRMCKVLEDRSRLDEERMEKLMHELKDARLIAEDADAKSDEISKKLQFVEEELEGAEERVKTSEAKIVEREDELFIVQNIVKSLEVSEEKANQRVEEFKVQLKQLKKKLREAEKRAIHAERTVKKLLKDVDMKEDELREEKEKYKAVCDDMDATFAEMTGY, from the exons ATGGAGGCGATTAAAAAGAAGATTGCGGCGCTGAAGCAGGAGATGGACGCCGCTAATGAAAAAGTCGAAGCAAATGAAACGAAAGCAAGATCGGAGAACTTTCGAGCGGATAAGCTGAACGACGATGTAAGGGATTTACAGAAGAAGCTGGCGCAGCTTGAACGAGATTATGAAATTACCAAGACGAATTTAGAGCAATCCACTGCCGACTTGGAGCAATGTGAAAAATCTTGGTCTAAG GCAGAGCAAGATCGAACTACGTTGACCAAAAGGGTACAAGAGATCGAGGCAACGTTAACGAAGAAGGAAGAGTTGCGTCTTTCTGCTCAATTGAAACTTGCACGTGCGACAGAACTTGCGGACGATGCTCAAAG AATGTGCAAAGTACTAGAAGACAGAAGTCGGCTGGACGAAGAGCGCATGGAGAAATTGATGCACGAACTGAAAGATGCAAGATTAATCGCCGAAGATGCGGACGCAAAGTCTGACGAAATATCGAAGAAGTTGCAATTCGTTGAAGAAGAACTGGAAGGCGCTGAGGAGAGAGTCAAAACCAGCGAGGC AAAAATCGTAGAACGAGAGGACGAGCTTTTCATTGTGCAAAACATAGTAAAATCTTTAGAAGTATCCGAGGAAAAG gCTAATCAACGAGTGGAAGAATTTAAAGTACAACTAAAAcagttaaagaaaaaattgagaGAGGCCGAGAAACGCGCCATCCACGCTGAAAGAACGGTGAAGAAGTTGTTGAAGGATGTCGATATGAAGGAAG ACGAACTGagggaagaaaaggagaaatataaGGCAGTCTGCGACGACATGGATGCCACATTCGCAGAAATGACAGGATATTAA
- the LOC139990760 gene encoding tropomyosin, which translates to MNAIKKRLQTLKIEKDLAMDRADLCDQQAKEANRREEKLKDEVRELAKKLVQMERDLELSKAQLEKSNRDLEQKERVYIVTQSELAVLNRKMQQCLQNLEKSEERRLTAQAKLAQAMETAEDAKRICKVLENRSKQDEERMDQLMAQLKEARLIAEDADTKSDEISRKLAFVEDELEAAEERVKSSEAKIMEREDELFIVGNILKSLEVSEEKANQRVEEFKTQLKELKVKLKAAEKRAIIAEKMVKVFSKELDAREDFLFREKEKYKYICDDMDSTFAELTGY; encoded by the exons ATGAACGCGATTAAGAAACGCCTGCAAACTTTGAAGATCGAGAAGGATCTGGCGATGGACAGGGCCGATCTATGCGATCAACAGGCGAAGGAGGCGAATCGGCGAGAGGAAAAGCTAAAGGACGAAGTTCGGGAACTGGCGAAGAAGCTGGTGCAGATGGAACGCGACTTGGAACTGAGCAAAGCTCAGTTGGAAAAGTCGAATAGAGATCTCGAGCAAAAAGAGAGAGTCTATATCGTG ACGCAATCGGAGTTGGCGGTTCTGAATAGAAAGATGCAGCAGTGCTTGCAGAATTTGGAAAAATCGGAGGAACGCCGTTTGACGGCTCAAGCAAAATTGGCACAAGCGATGGAGACCGCGGAAGACGCGAAACG CATCTGCAAAGTTTTGGAGAACAGAAGTAAGCAGGACGAGGAAAGGATGGATCAACTGATGGCGCAGTTGAAGGAGGCGAGGTTGATCGCCGAAGACGCTGATACAAAATCGGACGAGATCTCGAGGAAATTGGCTTTCGTCGAAGATGAATTGGAAGCGGCTGAAGAAAGAGTGAAATCGAGCGAGGC CAAGATAATGGAACGAGAGGACGAATTGTTCATCGTTGGTAACATATTGAAATCTCTAGAAGTATCTGAAGAAaag GCTAATCAAAGGGTAGAGGAATTTAAAACACAGCTGAAGGAGTTGAAAGTGAAACTGAAAGCTGCTGAAAAAAGAGCCATCATCGCGGAGAAGATGGTTAAAGTgttttcgaaagagttggatgCAAGAGAAG ACTTCTTAttcagagagaaagaaaaatacaaatacatcTGCGACGACATGGATTCCACGTTTGCTGAACTCACCGGATATTAG